A window of the Nitrosococcus wardiae genome harbors these coding sequences:
- a CDS encoding sensor histidine kinase, whose product MNNPLSELANYLSDQQEALVERWVHACEADDALGVVSKLTRTEFHNNIPLAIEGLCRVLSCGSNEASSETIKREVAKHGHERWKQGFSLEELIRDWGHLNRVLVAMTEAFFEAHYPQAPAERAKALDRVAAFIIEATGYSVQRFDALRRAEAAALARDLEIVKTQFDQLTQVRGQLLREAVHDIRGGLSAIESASAVLKLSQEPNKSFTEVLEVLSRSVDSVKEMLNSLLDLSRLESGADPAKLLSVNIVDVLESLAAEYHPVAAEKGLKLSTEGPKEVFVQTDPEKVRRIAQNLLLNALEHTSQGEIRLSWKVEAQRWVMCISDTGLGLQSVLGSPMAQELNEPDSDLDCQPSSPYSYAGEGIGLTIVKRLCDLLDAGVSLESELSQGTLFTIKFPLGYPQSK is encoded by the coding sequence ATGAATAATCCCCTATCTGAACTTGCCAATTATCTGAGTGACCAGCAGGAGGCCCTCGTCGAGCGCTGGGTGCATGCGTGCGAAGCCGATGATGCATTGGGAGTGGTCAGCAAACTTACCCGTACAGAATTTCACAACAATATTCCCCTCGCCATTGAGGGGTTGTGCCGGGTATTAAGCTGTGGGAGCAATGAAGCATCCTCGGAGACGATAAAGCGCGAGGTGGCCAAACATGGGCATGAGCGTTGGAAACAGGGATTTAGTCTCGAAGAGCTGATTCGCGATTGGGGCCACTTGAATCGGGTGCTCGTAGCAATGACGGAAGCCTTCTTTGAAGCACACTACCCGCAAGCCCCCGCTGAGAGAGCCAAAGCTTTAGACCGGGTTGCCGCATTCATCATCGAAGCGACGGGCTATAGCGTGCAGCGTTTTGACGCGCTTCGCCGAGCAGAGGCGGCGGCGCTGGCAAGGGATTTAGAGATCGTAAAAACGCAATTTGACCAGTTGACGCAGGTTCGCGGGCAACTCCTCCGAGAGGCGGTACACGACATACGGGGTGGATTGTCAGCGATTGAAAGCGCCTCAGCCGTTCTCAAGCTCTCTCAAGAGCCCAATAAATCCTTTACGGAAGTGCTAGAGGTCCTCAGCCGGAGTGTAGATTCAGTAAAAGAAATGCTCAACTCGCTCCTCGATCTATCCCGACTGGAGTCAGGTGCAGACCCAGCGAAACTGCTTTCGGTCAACATCGTGGATGTGCTCGAATCCCTTGCCGCAGAATACCATCCTGTAGCCGCTGAAAAGGGATTAAAGTTAAGTACCGAGGGTCCCAAGGAAGTTTTTGTGCAGACCGATCCAGAGAAGGTTCGGCGTATTGCTCAAAATCTCTTGCTCAATGCGTTAGAGCATACTTCACAAGGTGAGATTCGGCTGTCGTGGAAAGTAGAGGCGCAGCGATGGGTCATGTGCATCAGCGACACGGGGCTTGGTCTCCAAAGTGTGCTTGGCTCACCTATGGCCCAGGAGTTGAATGAGCCTGACTCCGATCTGGATTGCCAACCCTCTTCTCCCTATTCATACGCAGGCGAAGGCATTGGTCTTACCATTGTGAAGCGGCTTTGCGATCTACTAGATGCGGGGGTTTCGCTCGAATCGGAGTTAAGCCAGGGGACCCTGTTTACTATAAAGTTCCCTCTGGGTTATCCCCAATCAAAATAG
- a CDS encoding response regulator transcription factor, whose product MSGSYLKPIPGLTPYRQGFADAPDAASPPVTIFIVSGDRGMHQTLRQISESTGAPCSAYTTAEAFLADFDPTLPACLLLDIHAPHMGGLMLQQQLQHRGSRIPLLFVSAEATVPEAVQAIQAGAMDFIIQPLKGAGLVKTRLKTCLAQARQNQIERQKEAEIAARLARLTPREQQIIEGVVAGKQNKQMAFEWNISIKTVQIHRARVMKKLQVRNRAELINLVLSLRKRTQEVARRRGGRASLE is encoded by the coding sequence ATGAGCGGGTCCTATTTAAAACCCATCCCCGGCCTTACCCCGTACCGGCAAGGCTTTGCCGATGCCCCGGATGCTGCGAGCCCACCGGTCACCATTTTTATTGTCAGTGGCGATCGGGGGATGCACCAGACGCTCCGCCAAATCAGTGAATCCACGGGCGCCCCCTGTTCCGCCTATACTACGGCTGAAGCGTTTCTAGCGGATTTTGACCCCACCCTCCCGGCTTGTCTGCTGCTCGATATCCACGCCCCCCATATGGGCGGCTTAATGCTGCAGCAACAACTCCAGCATCGGGGTAGCCGGATTCCGCTGCTCTTCGTCTCGGCAGAGGCGACGGTGCCTGAGGCCGTTCAAGCCATCCAGGCAGGGGCCATGGACTTTATTATCCAGCCCTTGAAAGGTGCGGGATTGGTCAAAACGCGCCTGAAAACCTGTCTCGCCCAAGCCCGGCAAAACCAAATCGAACGACAAAAAGAGGCAGAAATCGCCGCTCGGCTAGCCCGGTTAACCCCGCGTGAACAGCAGATCATAGAGGGAGTGGTCGCGGGTAAACAGAATAAGCAGATGGCCTTTGAGTGGAATATCAGCATCAAAACCGTGCAAATCCACCGAGCTCGGGTGATGAAAAAACTCCAGGTTAGAAACCGTGCCGAACTCATTAATCTTGTGCTCTCCCTGAGAAAAAGGACCCAAGAAGTAGCCCGGAGGAGAGGGGGTCGCGCCTCTCTGGAATAG
- a CDS encoding EF-hand domain-containing protein — protein sequence MVAKYKMMCHSLLLGGVLSLVLIPAFAQVTVPGGNVPSEEEGTAGKEEMHKEMHKKMFQKLDNNGDGRIGEDEFEEVMEKKFERMDKDDDDHITQEEWQSAAEKHMEHKKEHMKEHMKEHHRGAPEGSEGHQREGM from the coding sequence ATGGTTGCGAAATACAAGATGATGTGTCATTCCCTCTTGCTTGGCGGGGTCTTATCGCTGGTTTTAATACCCGCTTTTGCACAGGTTACCGTGCCGGGGGGCAATGTACCCAGTGAAGAAGAGGGAACAGCGGGGAAGGAGGAGATGCACAAGGAGATGCATAAAAAGATGTTCCAGAAGCTAGATAACAATGGCGATGGCAGGATCGGCGAGGATGAATTTGAAGAGGTCATGGAGAAGAAATTTGAGCGCATGGATAAGGATGATGACGATCACATAACCCAGGAGGAATGGCAGTCCGCCGCTGAGAAACATATGGAACATAAAAAGGAACATATGAAGGAACATATGAAAGAGCACCACCGCGGAGCACCGGAAGGCAGCGAAGGACACCAGAGAGAAGGAATGTAG
- a CDS encoding phosphatidylglycerophosphatase A, with protein MTIAPVTITCGLAFFVSIHAIPSSTLAGLMGYLAIGLGLGYISYFPGTAGALLGIIIALALDRLRPWMQLLTTVVLVALAVPICEYGAREYQGSDKARIVADEALTFPVATVALPVRYHPALLAGVFIISRVLDSLKPPPARAVEKLPGGIGIVYDDVVVNAWTLLFGLIGWEWYHRRWRNMRYRNR; from the coding sequence GTGACTATTGCGCCTGTGACCATCACCTGCGGTCTGGCCTTCTTCGTTTCAATCCACGCCATTCCCAGCAGCACCCTTGCTGGCCTCATGGGTTATTTAGCGATAGGCCTAGGCCTCGGGTATATTTCCTATTTCCCTGGCACAGCAGGCGCTCTCCTTGGGATCATTATCGCTTTGGCGCTGGATCGGTTGCGCCCCTGGATGCAGCTACTCACAACTGTGGTTCTCGTAGCGTTGGCCGTTCCAATATGCGAATACGGCGCACGGGAGTATCAAGGCAGCGACAAGGCGCGTATCGTTGCCGATGAGGCGCTTACTTTTCCCGTGGCTACGGTAGCGTTGCCGGTGCGCTATCATCCGGCGCTGCTTGCGGGCGTTTTCATCATAAGCCGCGTGCTCGATAGCCTCAAACCACCCCCAGCCCGCGCTGTCGAGAAGCTGCCTGGAGGCATTGGTATTGTTTACGATGATGTCGTGGTAAACGCCTGGACATTGCTCTTCGGATTGATCGGATGGGAGTGGTACCACCGCCGGTGGCGTAATATGAGATACCGGAATCGCTAG
- a CDS encoding lipocalin-like domain-containing protein translates to MFANRTLTAVFFVIGAILVFIMIGLMGTGDEERVANDGVIVSDALSAQEDTSQYARVFEPRAFSFPQDHGPHPDFKNEWWYYTGNLKTGEGRHFGYELTIFRVAMAPDQVERASDWATRQLYMAHFALTDVEQKRFYSFERFNRGALGLAGAVAQPFKVWLEDWAVIGTEGENIFPLKIAAAQDGIALELELDTAKPVVLQGEEGLSQKSAEPGNASYYYSFTRLLSKGEIRVDGQSFQVSGTSWMDREWSTSALSEDQEGWDWFALQLSNNTELMFYHMRKKDGTADVFSGGTFVSATGETHKLSLSQVEVEATDRWQSPHSGIRYPSGWRLSVPELQLSLVITPFQKDQELNLAARYWEGAVQCAGTYSGANITGVGYVELAGYGNGRDEPMR, encoded by the coding sequence ATGTTTGCCAACCGGACTCTTACCGCAGTTTTTTTTGTTATTGGTGCAATTTTAGTGTTTATCATGATAGGGTTGATGGGCACCGGTGATGAAGAGCGGGTAGCCAATGATGGAGTGATCGTCTCCGACGCCTTGAGCGCTCAGGAAGATACTTCACAGTATGCCCGTGTATTTGAACCCCGGGCATTTTCTTTCCCCCAAGATCATGGTCCCCATCCTGACTTTAAAAACGAATGGTGGTATTACACGGGCAACCTTAAGACCGGGGAGGGTCGGCATTTTGGTTACGAGCTGACCATTTTCCGGGTTGCCATGGCACCCGATCAGGTTGAGCGTGCCTCTGATTGGGCAACACGCCAACTCTACATGGCCCACTTTGCCTTAACCGATGTGGAACAAAAACGCTTTTATTCTTTTGAACGCTTCAATCGAGGCGCACTGGGTCTGGCCGGTGCGGTCGCCCAACCTTTCAAAGTGTGGCTGGAAGATTGGGCGGTCATAGGAACAGAAGGCGAAAATATTTTTCCATTGAAAATTGCTGCGGCTCAAGACGGCATTGCCCTAGAGCTTGAGTTGGATACTGCTAAACCCGTCGTGTTGCAGGGGGAGGAGGGTTTGAGTCAAAAAAGCGCAGAGCCAGGCAACGCCTCCTATTACTATTCGTTTACCCGCTTGCTTTCTAAGGGAGAAATCCGTGTCGACGGGCAAAGCTTTCAAGTATCAGGGACCAGTTGGATGGACCGGGAGTGGAGCACTAGCGCCTTAAGCGAGGACCAGGAAGGTTGGGATTGGTTTGCACTTCAATTATCCAATAACACGGAATTGATGTTCTACCATATGAGAAAAAAAGACGGCACTGCGGATGTATTCAGTGGCGGTACGTTTGTTTCTGCAACCGGAGAGACGCATAAGCTTTCCCTTTCCCAGGTCGAGGTTGAAGCAACTGACCGATGGCAAAGCCCCCACAGCGGTATCCGTTATCCCTCAGGTTGGCGTCTATCGGTGCCCGAGCTTCAATTATCTTTGGTAATCACCCCTTTTCAGAAGGATCAAGAGCTTAATCTAGCGGCACGTTACTGGGAAGGGGCGGTGCAATGTGCCGGCACTTACAGCGGAGCCAATATAACAGGTGTAGGTTATGTTGAATTAGCAGGATATGGAAATGGGAGGGATGAACCAATGCGGTAA